One part of the Planctomycetaceae bacterium genome encodes these proteins:
- a CDS encoding DUF6268 family outer membrane beta-barrel protein → MDRCSWNALTAEPAAGQSVLVGKSFMKAPVRFKAALRFAMWLAVGCCLVLAPLRNANAHTPALNQENTVSTPELTLEPPDEPAPGEAPEELFEGGVPRLVRDAGVKLTYLPGGGSDGLGITDVSTQVSVIAPMPFQNLKFLVLTPAFGLRSLDAPTALGLKSELYSATLTATWLHDWSDRTKLVVGVTGGVYSDFETSASGFRLTGHGFATTQLNDRWELMLGAIALNQNGLPVVPAGGLIYKPNTDTRIEITAPRPRIARRIHWFGTTVPVEDWVYLAGEFGGGRFAVQRPSGADDFVNFRDFRVIAGFESKRTDGISSLFEVGYVFGRSVTFDDDPAEFKPSGTVMVRAGLSF, encoded by the coding sequence ATGGATCGATGTTCATGGAACGCACTCACCGCTGAACCGGCTGCGGGACAATCGGTGCTCGTCGGGAAGTCGTTCATGAAGGCTCCGGTGCGCTTCAAGGCGGCTTTGCGTTTCGCCATGTGGCTTGCGGTCGGTTGCTGCCTTGTGCTGGCTCCGCTGAGGAACGCGAATGCACACACTCCCGCGCTGAATCAGGAAAACACAGTTTCCACACCGGAGCTGACACTGGAACCGCCGGACGAACCCGCTCCCGGCGAAGCACCGGAGGAATTGTTCGAAGGCGGCGTTCCCCGCCTGGTCAGAGATGCCGGTGTGAAACTGACCTATCTTCCCGGCGGCGGAAGCGATGGCCTGGGAATCACCGACGTTTCCACTCAGGTATCGGTGATTGCTCCGATGCCGTTTCAGAACCTGAAGTTTCTCGTCCTGACACCTGCCTTCGGACTGCGATCACTGGATGCTCCCACCGCTCTGGGGCTGAAGTCGGAACTCTATTCCGCGACGCTGACGGCGACGTGGCTGCATGACTGGAGTGATCGCACGAAACTGGTCGTGGGCGTCACGGGCGGCGTCTATTCCGATTTCGAAACTTCGGCGTCCGGCTTTCGCCTGACAGGTCACGGCTTTGCCACCACGCAGTTGAATGACCGCTGGGAACTGATGCTGGGCGCGATTGCCTTGAATCAGAACGGACTGCCGGTGGTTCCGGCCGGAGGACTGATCTACAAGCCAAACACGGATACGCGGATCGAAATCACAGCGCCGCGACCGCGCATCGCCCGACGAATCCACTGGTTTGGCACGACCGTTCCCGTGGAAGACTGGGTGTATCTGGCGGGAGAATTCGGCGGTGGTCGGTTCGCCGTGCAGCGGCCGTCGGGCGCTGACGACTTCGTCAATTTTCGAGACTTCCGAGTGATCGCCGGTTTCGAAAGCAAACGAACAGACGGCATCAGCTCACTGTTTGAAGTCGGCTACGTCTTTGGCCGAAGCGTGACATTCGACGA